One genomic window of Methanobrevibacter sp. includes the following:
- a CDS encoding NERD domain-containing protein: MKVVCCKNCGAKYQLDDDDDITTFECSSCAGDLEYLEDYSDSETENKSSFIDSFRYDNSYIVQCQDCGLKYKIKSSDSILDYECDSCGGSLRYLDDEMNKELDKYLEERQKELETIRQESKVEKPTSEELTNEEPDRSLKSFTNKLGDFFSEENMLKIADDEKREQEVEETNLKTARTTIPDAVLSKFGKEFAVPKTNDYNVLKNFLKNEFFKSVSAYYPNEEKDKSSKSIFDKISLSEPDNGEIIPEKNSIKNPDPGFDASSLDTNNIILIVGIGIFFISIIEILLINSGVGIVTIFIGVIMLCYGLYKSRDVKQTEERTRIIREHLLTLSDEYYVFYNVNTPTSSSGINHVVVGPTGIYALLSQKYNPKLRLEAENENLNMIGSAELDEDKIEEIPFDGNKRRFRYTTKQAKFSQDDKIKQKALSLGEDLINFLNDNNIRNCFVEPLVGFINNEVVVINMPLTDEDLFIEELLNKIKTSTIKLDQETIDKCAVLLSKYSADCSAEI; encoded by the coding sequence ATGAAAGTTGTATGCTGTAAGAACTGTGGTGCAAAATACCAACTCGATGATGATGACGATATCACAACATTTGAGTGTTCTTCATGTGCTGGAGACTTAGAATACTTAGAAGATTATTCTGATAGTGAAACAGAAAATAAATCCTCATTTATTGACTCATTCAGATATGATAATTCATATATTGTTCAATGCCAAGATTGTGGATTAAAATATAAGATTAAAAGTAGCGACAGCATACTTGATTATGAATGTGACAGTTGTGGAGGATCTTTAAGATATTTAGACGATGAAATGAATAAAGAATTGGACAAATATCTTGAAGAAAGACAAAAAGAACTTGAAACCATTAGACAAGAATCTAAAGTTGAAAAACCAACATCTGAAGAACTGACAAATGAAGAACCCGACCGCTCTTTAAAATCATTTACTAATAAGCTTGGAGACTTTTTCTCTGAAGAAAATATGTTAAAAATTGCAGATGATGAAAAAAGAGAACAAGAAGTTGAAGAAACCAACCTTAAAACTGCACGAACCACAATACCTGATGCAGTATTATCCAAATTTGGAAAAGAATTTGCGGTGCCGAAAACAAATGATTATAATGTTTTAAAGAATTTCCTTAAAAATGAATTTTTCAAAAGCGTCAGCGCATATTATCCAAATGAAGAAAAAGATAAATCATCTAAAAGCATATTTGATAAAATCAGTTTATCAGAACCAGATAATGGTGAAATAATACCTGAAAAAAATTCCATTAAAAATCCCGACCCTGGTTTTGATGCAAGTAGCTTAGATACAAACAACATCATTTTGATTGTGGGAATAGGTATTTTCTTTATTAGTATTATTGAAATATTACTTATAAATAGCGGTGTGGGTATTGTTACAATATTCATTGGAGTAATAATGCTTTGTTATGGACTTTATAAGTCAAGAGATGTTAAACAAACTGAAGAAAGAACAAGAATTATCAGAGAACACTTATTAACTCTTTCTGATGAATATTATGTTTTTTATAATGTTAACACTCCTACATCCTCTTCCGGAATAAACCATGTAGTGGTAGGTCCAACTGGAATTTACGCTCTCTTATCACAAAAATACAATCCGAAACTCAGATTGGAAGCGGAAAATGAGAATTTGAATATGATTGGTTCTGCTGAACTTGATGAGGATAAGATTGAAGAGATTCCGTTTGACGGAAATAAAAGAAGATTTAGATACACAACCAAACAGGCTAAATTTTCACAGGATGATAAAATTAAACAAAAAGCATTGTCTTTAGGTGAAGATTTAATTAACTTCTTAAATGATAATAATATCAGAAATTGCTTTGTTGAACCATTAGTTGGTTTTATCAATAATGAAGTTGTTGTAATAAATATGCCATTGACTGATGAGGATTTATTTATTGAAGAGCTTCTAAATAAAATTAAAACCAGCACTATCAAATTAGATCAAGAAACCATTGACAAATGTGCTGTTTTGCTTAGTAAATATTCTGCAGACTGTTCTGCAGAAATTTAA
- a CDS encoding sialyltransferase, with the protein MSVSVREICEAFFNLEEKYNLNYQQIQGCYAWQLIRMHLYYDITRKTQIFNAPQQKSLSLADKVKTFLPFFKNSVLKNPFTGKYTRDILIFDHPRKVIFNGEYCDIYSNFLVDFLKEDYSFEVLESPYLNHHYTQKQDYVRYTDAIQLGSYVHKKFNKVKFSQKELDLILKVQDELEKIFNIKLNIRWMLTTHILNFQYDFKKYVELFKKRKPKMIFVVVAYENHAIVAAAKSLGIEVIELQHGTITDYHLGYSYPKKTRLNGEIPYFPDKILSFGDYWMNEDTSPIVRENIIPIGFSYFQKQSKDFIGLESFDKQVLFISQGVIGKYLSGLAFEFAKNQKDLRIIYKLHPGEYETWRQNYPELVEASKFDNFTVIDNSEIPLYKLLAESGYQVGAFSTAIYEGLMFNCKTFILDVPGVEYLDDLIENEYVFKIENVDDLNNNLLGFKPTYYDKNFFFKNLDKKLLKSVIDNG; encoded by the coding sequence ATGAGTGTTAGTGTTCGTGAAATCTGTGAAGCATTTTTTAACCTTGAAGAAAAGTATAATTTAAATTATCAGCAGATTCAGGGCTGTTATGCTTGGCAATTGATTAGAATGCATCTTTACTATGACATTACACGAAAAACACAGATATTCAATGCTCCTCAGCAAAAATCATTATCTCTTGCAGATAAGGTTAAGACATTTTTGCCTTTTTTTAAAAATTCCGTATTGAAGAATCCTTTCACTGGTAAATATACTAGGGATATTTTAATTTTTGACCATCCTCGTAAAGTAATTTTTAACGGGGAATATTGTGATATTTACAGTAACTTTTTAGTTGATTTTTTAAAGGAGGATTATTCATTTGAAGTTCTTGAATCCCCTTATTTGAATCATCACTATACTCAAAAACAGGATTATGTTCGCTACACCGATGCAATTCAATTAGGTTCATATGTTCATAAGAAATTTAATAAGGTGAAATTTAGCCAAAAAGAATTGGATCTTATCTTAAAAGTTCAAGACGAGCTTGAAAAAATTTTCAACATCAAACTTAACATTCGCTGGATGCTGACTACACACATTCTGAATTTCCAATATGATTTCAAAAAGTATGTGGAGCTATTCAAAAAAAGAAAACCTAAAATGATTTTTGTCGTTGTGGCTTATGAAAATCATGCTATTGTGGCTGCAGCCAAATCATTAGGCATTGAAGTTATAGAACTTCAGCATGGAACAATAACGGATTATCATTTAGGGTATTCTTATCCTAAAAAAACAAGGTTGAATGGTGAAATTCCTTATTTTCCGGATAAGATATTGTCTTTTGGTGACTATTGGATGAATGAGGACACTTCTCCAATTGTCAGAGAAAATATTATTCCAATTGGTTTTTCATATTTTCAAAAGCAGTCTAAGGATTTTATTGGCCTTGAATCATTTGATAAGCAGGTATTATTTATATCTCAGGGAGTCATTGGAAAGTATCTTTCAGGATTGGCATTTGAATTTGCTAAAAACCAAAAGGATTTGAGAATAATTTATAAGCTCCATCCCGGAGAGTATGAAACATGGAGACAAAATTATCCTGAATTGGTTGAGGCTTCAAAATTTGATAATTTCACAGTAATCGATAACAGTGAAATTCCTTTGTATAAGCTCTTGGCTGAATCTGGTTATCAGGTGGGTGCATTTTCAACAGCAATTTATGAAGGTTTGATGTTTAATTGCAAGACATTCATTTTAGATGTTCCTGGTGTAGAGTATCTTGACGATTTGATTGAAAATGAGTATGTTTTCAAAATTGAGAATGTGGATGATTTAAATAACAATTTGCTTGGTTTTAAACCGACATATTATGATAAAAATTTCTTTTTTAAAAATCTTGATAAGAAATTGTTAAAGAGTGTGATTGATAATGGATGA
- the hypD gene encoding hydrogenase formation protein HypD, with amino-acid sequence MKDMSKKLLDKINELATPVKIMHVCGSHEHTIMENGIRSLLPEEVEIIAGPGCPVCVVPSREIDEALELIDKGVTITTFGDMLRVPGSEKSLADAKAEGGDVRVVYGINRAIEIAEKVDNDVAFISAGFETTAPTTAAELLATPPENFSVLSCHRLIPPAIDFLINSGETSLNALIQPGHVCTIIGTKPFEYFSTDYGIPQAVAGFNPLDILMSVYMILRQIHNETPKIENEYKRAVREEGNTVAVDMMEQVFDVESREWRGFPKIPNSILEVKKEFSDFNAREKYDIEVKDVNEAPKGCICGPILRGLARPEDCKLFRKACNPLHPIGACMVSKEGTCNIAHRYSRG; translated from the coding sequence ATGAAAGATATGTCAAAAAAGTTATTAGATAAAATTAACGAACTAGCCACACCAGTTAAAATAATGCACGTGTGCGGTTCACATGAACACACAATTATGGAGAATGGAATTAGAAGTCTCCTTCCAGAGGAAGTGGAAATCATTGCAGGACCAGGATGCCCTGTATGTGTAGTTCCATCACGTGAAATTGATGAAGCATTGGAATTGATTGATAAGGGAGTTACAATAACCACATTTGGAGACATGTTAAGGGTTCCGGGTTCTGAAAAATCCCTAGCAGATGCAAAAGCAGAAGGAGGAGATGTGAGAGTAGTATACGGAATCAATAGAGCTATTGAAATTGCTGAAAAAGTGGACAATGATGTTGCATTTATCTCAGCAGGATTTGAAACAACCGCTCCAACAACCGCTGCAGAACTGCTTGCAACACCTCCTGAAAACTTTTCAGTGCTTTCATGTCACAGATTAATCCCACCGGCAATCGACTTTTTAATCAACTCCGGTGAAACCAGCTTAAATGCATTAATCCAACCTGGACATGTATGTACCATAATCGGAACAAAACCATTCGAGTACTTCTCAACAGACTACGGAATTCCACAAGCAGTAGCAGGATTCAACCCATTAGACATATTAATGTCAGTCTATATGATTTTAAGACAAATTCACAATGAAACACCGAAAATCGAAAATGAATACAAAAGAGCAGTGCGCGAAGAAGGAAACACCGTAGCAGTAGACATGATGGAACAGGTCTTTGATGTGGAATCAAGAGAATGGAGAGGATTTCCAAAAATACCAAATTCAATTTTAGAAGTTAAAAAAGAATTCAGTGACTTCAATGCACGTGAAAAATATGACATTGAAGTAAAAGACGTTAACGAAGCCCCAAAAGGCTGCATCTGCGGACCTATCTTAAGAGGTCTTGCAAGACCTGAAGACTGCAAGTTATTTAGAAAAGCATGTAATCCTTTACATCCAATCGGAGCATGTATGGTAAGTAAGGAAGGAACCTGTAACATTGCGCACAGATATTCAAGGGGATAA
- a CDS encoding N-acetylneuraminate synthase family protein: MMKIFNKYPYLIAEIGVNFYDIAKKEGMSDMAAAKFMIDEAKECGVDAVKFQSYKAETIASRNSPAYWDLSEEPTTSQYELFKKFDKFGVGEYRELAEYCQQIGIKFLSTPFDFESVDYLDEFMDIYKISSSDLTNIPFIKYIASKNKPILLSTGASTINEIKAAVNAIEEVSTVDIAIMHCVLSYPTAYEDANLLMIKDLVENFPDYEIGYSDHTKPDENMAVLTTAYNYGATILEKHFTLDKTLQGNDHYHAMDPDDVIKFKWNVHFLSKINGMKNKQPLICESSSRRQARRSIVAARNINKGDVITEEDLTFKRPGTGIYPSEIDNIVGKTAKTDILEDTLLDFDMLE, from the coding sequence ATGATGAAAATATTCAATAAATATCCATATCTTATTGCAGAAATTGGAGTTAACTTTTATGACATTGCTAAAAAAGAGGGAATGTCTGACATGGCCGCTGCCAAGTTCATGATTGATGAGGCAAAGGAATGTGGTGTGGATGCAGTCAAGTTTCAGTCATACAAGGCAGAAACTATTGCTTCTAGAAATTCTCCTGCCTATTGGGACCTGTCAGAAGAGCCAACCACATCTCAATATGAATTGTTTAAAAAATTTGACAAGTTTGGTGTTGGCGAGTATCGTGAACTTGCAGAGTATTGCCAACAGATTGGAATCAAATTCTTATCTACTCCATTTGATTTTGAGTCTGTAGACTATTTGGATGAATTTATGGATATCTATAAGATTTCATCATCTGATTTGACAAATATTCCATTCATTAAATATATTGCAAGTAAAAACAAGCCAATATTGCTTTCAACAGGTGCATCCACAATTAATGAGATTAAAGCAGCTGTAAATGCCATTGAGGAAGTTTCTACAGTTGACATTGCTATCATGCATTGTGTTTTGTCATATCCTACTGCATATGAGGATGCCAATCTGTTAATGATTAAGGATTTGGTTGAAAATTTCCCGGATTATGAAATCGGATATTCCGACCACACTAAACCTGATGAAAACATGGCGGTTTTGACTACTGCTTACAATTATGGTGCAACTATTTTGGAAAAGCATTTTACATTGGATAAGACTTTGCAGGGTAATGATCATTACCATGCAATGGACCCTGATGATGTAATCAAGTTTAAATGGAATGTTCACTTTTTATCAAAAATAAATGGGATGAAAAACAAGCAGCCGTTAATTTGCGAGTCTTCTTCTAGGCGTCAGGCAAGAAGGTCAATCGTTGCAGCAAGAAACATCAATAAAGGGGATGTAATAACTGAGGAAGATTTAACATTTAAACGTCCTGGAACTGGAATATATCCTTCTGAAATTGATAATATTGTCGGAAAAACTGCTAAAACTGATATTTTGGAAGATACTTTGCTTGATTTTGACATGTTAGAATGA
- a CDS encoding TldD/PmbA family protein — protein sequence MIYEIAEDIKKAVENKCDAYEIYIDENKTIELDSLKEELNFAKEEIELGVGVRVIKDNKQGFAFTSNMDEIAKTGLKAIDNTKLTKVDENYAFAEVEKVTEVKNVYDKKFNDLSLDEAVEFLKNTISAASDSGCEVTGSGFSASEGRSLIVNSNDVSIENEGTGFGLGLSVTIQKDGEIATAYNSQSSRLFELDGEKLANEVCDLAKSSLNTKPVETGDYDVVLDYYAATGLLQTFISAFNGENVSRGRSILKDKIGTEIANPTLSIIDNPLLEKGLFTSKCDDEGSVSQKTDLIKNGVLNSFIYDIYTANSEGVKTTSNGLRGSYLSTPTISPTNLQFEFSEMKDLSEVDSGVLTTSVLGAHTANPISGDFSVEASNAFKIENGELTDPINKAMISGNIFEIMKSVEGLKSEIKQYGSYIIPKLLVHNLRVVGQ from the coding sequence ATGATTTATGAAATTGCAGAAGACATTAAAAAAGCAGTTGAAAACAAATGTGACGCTTACGAGATTTATATCGATGAAAACAAAACAATTGAATTGGATTCCCTGAAAGAGGAATTGAACTTTGCAAAAGAAGAGATAGAATTAGGAGTTGGAGTCAGAGTTATTAAAGACAACAAACAGGGTTTTGCATTCACTTCAAATATGGATGAAATTGCAAAAACCGGTCTTAAAGCTATTGACAACACCAAATTAACAAAAGTGGATGAAAACTATGCTTTTGCAGAAGTTGAAAAAGTAACAGAAGTTAAAAATGTTTATGATAAGAAATTCAATGATTTGAGCCTTGATGAAGCAGTTGAATTTTTGAAAAACACAATTTCTGCTGCAAGTGACAGTGGATGTGAAGTAACAGGCTCAGGTTTTAGTGCAAGCGAAGGAAGATCATTGATTGTAAACTCAAATGATGTTTCAATTGAAAACGAAGGCACAGGATTTGGTCTGGGACTGTCTGTAACCATCCAAAAAGACGGTGAAATCGCAACTGCATACAATTCACAATCTTCAAGATTGTTTGAACTTGACGGTGAAAAGTTAGCTAATGAAGTGTGTGACTTGGCAAAAAGCTCACTTAACACAAAACCTGTTGAAACTGGAGATTATGATGTAGTTCTTGATTATTATGCTGCAACTGGACTTCTTCAAACATTCATAAGTGCTTTTAATGGAGAAAACGTGAGCAGAGGAAGATCCATCTTAAAAGATAAAATCGGAACAGAAATAGCAAATCCAACACTATCCATTATTGACAATCCATTGCTTGAAAAAGGACTCTTTACATCAAAATGTGATGATGAAGGAAGCGTTTCACAAAAAACCGATTTGATTAAAAATGGTGTTTTGAATTCATTCATCTATGACATCTACACTGCAAACTCCGAAGGCGTTAAAACAACCTCCAACGGACTTAGAGGGTCTTACCTTTCAACACCTACAATTTCACCGACAAATCTTCAGTTTGAATTCAGCGAAATGAAAGATTTATCTGAAGTTGACAGCGGCGTTTTGACCACAAGCGTTTTAGGAGCACATACTGCCAATCCGATTTCCGGAGACTTTTCAGTTGAGGCAAGCAATGCTTTTAAAATTGAAAATGGTGAGCTGACAGACCCTATTAACAAAGCAATGATTTCCGGAAACATCTTTGAAATCATGAAAAGTGTAGAAGGATTAAAGTCTGAAATAAAACAATACGGTTCCTACATCATTCCTAAATTATTAGTACACAATTTAAGAGTCGTAGGCCAATAG
- a CDS encoding flippase, giving the protein MDEYVKFIKRIGVVGIANILISISGLIFIPIITKSFSTADFGVWSQVNTFVSLVPNIVNLGLPYTMVRFLAAEKDKTIIRQSFYSMMLLVLASTIVMIVVLLVFSNQIAVALFDGSMQIMYIVIVMAFFACLDLMLLSYFRTFQQITVYSTFLVLQTYIGVVFSIILTWMHQPIDVVVLGRLSGFFLVFVAMAILIVRELGFTTKLKGLKDELKFAIPTVPNNVSSWIVDSSDRIVIGVFLGSVAVGCYSPGYSLGNLILMFLTPFAVLLPAVLPEYYEKGDMDKVDTFLTYSLKYYLLITIPACVGLSLLSKPLLYILTTTVIADSGYMITPLVALGAMFMGIYGIVNNIIILEKKTTILAHIWIAVAVLNIVLNVIAVPYIGIYGAGLATLFCYFFAFAVTLFYSKKYARLPFDYKSIAKIIIASVIMGVFVVIANPVGIVSIVIVVALSVVIYFAVLILLKGIDKKEINLIKSMV; this is encoded by the coding sequence ATGGATGAATATGTGAAGTTCATTAAAAGAATTGGGGTAGTTGGAATTGCAAATATCCTGATATCCATTAGTGGATTGATATTCATTCCAATCATTACTAAAAGTTTTTCCACTGCGGATTTTGGTGTTTGGTCTCAGGTAAATACTTTTGTTTCTTTGGTTCCGAATATTGTTAATTTAGGTCTTCCGTATACTATGGTTAGATTTTTAGCTGCAGAAAAGGACAAAACGATTATCAGACAGTCTTTCTATTCCATGATGCTGTTGGTTTTGGCATCTACTATTGTCATGATTGTGGTGCTTTTGGTATTTTCAAACCAAATAGCAGTTGCTTTGTTTGATGGAAGTATGCAGATAATGTATATTGTTATTGTAATGGCATTTTTTGCATGCCTGGATTTGATGCTTTTGAGCTATTTCAGAACATTTCAGCAAATCACTGTATATTCCACATTTTTGGTATTGCAAACATACATTGGTGTTGTATTCAGTATTATATTGACTTGGATGCATCAGCCTATTGATGTCGTTGTTTTAGGACGTCTGTCAGGATTCTTTTTGGTATTTGTTGCAATGGCTATTCTAATTGTCAGGGAATTGGGTTTTACTACAAAACTTAAGGGCTTAAAAGATGAATTGAAATTCGCTATTCCAACAGTTCCGAATAACGTGTCTTCGTGGATTGTAGATTCAAGTGACAGGATTGTTATCGGAGTATTTCTTGGATCTGTTGCGGTAGGATGCTATTCTCCAGGGTATTCGTTGGGAAATCTTATTTTAATGTTTTTGACTCCATTTGCAGTATTGCTTCCTGCAGTTTTACCGGAATATTACGAAAAAGGTGATATGGATAAGGTGGATACGTTTTTAACTTATTCTCTGAAATATTATTTGCTGATTACAATTCCTGCATGTGTCGGTTTGAGTCTGCTTTCAAAACCTTTGCTTTATATTTTGACCACAACTGTTATTGCAGATAGTGGTTATATGATTACTCCATTGGTTGCTTTGGGAGCGATGTTTATGGGAATCTATGGTATTGTAAATAATATCATTATTTTGGAGAAAAAAACAACTATTTTGGCTCATATTTGGATTGCTGTTGCTGTTTTAAACATTGTTTTAAATGTTATCGCTGTGCCTTATATTGGCATTTATGGAGCGGGACTTGCAACACTGTTTTGTTATTTCTTTGCTTTTGCAGTCACTTTGTTTTATTCAAAAAAATATGCTCGCCTGCCGTTTGACTATAAGTCTATCGCTAAAATAATAATTGCATCAGTTATTATGGGTGTCTTTGTGGTGATTGCAAATCCTGTTGGCATCGTCAGTATAGTGATTGTAGTTGCACTTTCAGTTGTTATTTACTTTGCAGTATTGATTTTATTAAAAGGTATTGACAAAAAAGAGATTAATTTAATTAAAAGTATGGTTTAA
- a CDS encoding phosphoglycolate phosphatase, which yields MAIEAIAVDIDGTITDEKRQICISAIKALRKAENAGIPTIIVTGNVVNYAYATEVLIGCSGGLVCENGGVVFKEGENNNAVEIMVDKDFVASAEKHLKEKLGEKFNRHASHDNMYRLTETVFYKTISKEEIAEALEDFKYLDELEIYDSGFALHITDKRVNKGTSLRYLCERNGINMENVMAIGDSQNDEDFLKEVGYKIAVGNAEDKLKEISTYTCEKYFGDGVAEAIEKFAL from the coding sequence ATGGCAATAGAAGCAATAGCAGTAGATATCGACGGAACAATAACTGACGAAAAAAGACAAATCTGCATATCAGCAATCAAAGCATTAAGAAAAGCAGAAAATGCAGGAATTCCGACAATCATAGTTACAGGAAATGTTGTCAACTACGCCTATGCAACCGAAGTACTTATAGGTTGTAGCGGAGGACTTGTTTGTGAAAATGGAGGAGTCGTTTTCAAGGAAGGTGAAAACAACAATGCCGTTGAAATAATGGTGGATAAGGACTTTGTAGCATCTGCTGAAAAACACCTGAAAGAGAAATTAGGTGAAAAATTCAACAGACATGCATCCCACGACAACATGTACCGATTAACTGAAACAGTATTCTATAAAACAATAAGCAAAGAAGAAATTGCAGAGGCACTTGAAGATTTCAAATATTTGGATGAACTTGAAATCTATGACAGTGGTTTTGCACTCCACATTACAGATAAAAGAGTCAATAAAGGAACCTCACTTAGATACCTGTGTGAAAGAAACGGCATAAACATGGAAAATGTCATGGCAATCGGAGACAGTCAAAACGATGAAGATTTTCTAAAGGAAGTAGGTTATAAAATCGCTGTTGGAAATGCAGAAGACAAATTAAAAGAAATAAGCACATATACCTGTGAAAAATACTTTGGAGACGGCGTAGCAGAGGCTATTGAAAAATTTGCTTTGTAG
- a CDS encoding DapH/DapD/GlmU-related protein: MILNEIKKKFYLHRCKKVAKSYGDNFKVNGESYTTPKTILGNNVNFNGMKIQGNGNVIIGDNFHSGIECMIITSIHNYDKGNAIPYDNTIISKDVTIEDNVWLGNRVTILPGVKIGEGAIIQAGSVIVKDIEKYGIAGGHPAKVFKYRDIEHYEKLKKEGKFH; encoded by the coding sequence ATGATTTTAAACGAGATTAAGAAAAAGTTTTATCTACATAGATGCAAGAAGGTTGCAAAAAGCTATGGTGATAACTTCAAGGTAAATGGTGAAAGTTACACTACACCAAAAACCATCTTAGGGAACAATGTTAATTTTAATGGAATGAAAATTCAAGGAAACGGCAATGTAATTATCGGGGACAATTTCCATTCAGGCATCGAATGCATGATAATAACAAGCATCCACAACTACGACAAAGGAAATGCTATACCCTATGACAATACCATAATCTCAAAAGATGTTACAATCGAGGATAACGTATGGTTGGGAAATCGCGTTACAATTCTGCCCGGAGTTAAAATTGGCGAAGGAGCAATCATTCAGGCAGGCAGTGTGATCGTAAAAGATATAGAAAAATATGGCATAGCCGGAGGACACCCTGCAAAAGTCTTTAAATACCGTGACATTGAACACTACGAAAAACTGAAAAAAGAAGGAAAATTCCATTAA
- a CDS encoding cytidylyltransferase domain-containing protein translates to MFNNNKILVVIPARGGSKGIPRKNIRLLNNKPLISYSIDIAKSSEYVDDVVVTTDDSEIALLSEKFGASVIRRSEELAGDEVPLDPVVYDAMIQKEKLAFDEYDIVITLQPTSPLLKASTLDRAIEKFEDFAVDSVLSVVDDRHLSWGFDETNQRYFPNYIERKNRQYLPKDFRETGAILATRRNFVHEDSRLGTNLDLIEVSRQESVDIDNYEDWWIAENYLQKKKIAIVVNAYNEIGTGHVYRCLSIASKLVFHDVLFLLDEQYELGINIVDNYNYPFKLYDGEDDLLNILKKYSPQMVINDILNTSREYVTCLKNDGYFVVNFEDLGTGTEVADVVFDALYEHEIGEKNVFTGHKYYILKDEFYFQPQKIISQQVSNILITFGGSDPNNFTEKVIDSILSTSYDGRINVILGLGYQGLDELIDKYESNQSIQIYQNVSDISEFMFKADIIFTSAGRTMYEVCSLGVPTICLCQNERELTHVFANDTNGFINMGLGADVGRQDIIDQFVDLVNNYELRIEMNQKMLSVDLKDGFENIWSIIREEYRKFELKGQYDENIQ, encoded by the coding sequence ATGTTTAACAATAATAAAATTTTAGTAGTTATTCCTGCAAGAGGGGGTTCAAAAGGAATTCCTCGCAAAAACATTCGTTTATTAAATAATAAACCATTAATTTCTTATTCTATTGATATTGCTAAATCATCTGAATATGTTGATGATGTTGTGGTAACTACTGATGATTCTGAAATTGCATTATTGTCAGAAAAATTCGGGGCAAGTGTCATAAGACGTTCTGAAGAACTGGCAGGAGATGAAGTTCCGCTAGACCCTGTGGTATATGATGCAATGATTCAAAAGGAAAAATTAGCATTTGATGAGTATGATATTGTAATCACGCTTCAACCGACTTCCCCATTGCTTAAGGCATCCACTTTGGATAGGGCAATTGAAAAATTTGAAGATTTTGCAGTTGACAGCGTATTGTCCGTTGTTGATGACAGACATTTGAGTTGGGGATTTGATGAGACCAATCAGAGATACTTCCCGAATTATATTGAGAGAAAAAACAGACAATACCTGCCTAAGGACTTTAGAGAAACCGGTGCAATTCTTGCAACACGCAGAAACTTTGTCCATGAGGATTCACGTTTGGGGACAAATCTTGATTTGATAGAAGTTTCACGTCAGGAAAGTGTCGACATTGACAATTATGAGGATTGGTGGATTGCTGAGAATTACTTGCAAAAGAAAAAAATCGCAATTGTTGTAAATGCTTATAATGAAATAGGAACAGGTCATGTTTACAGATGTTTGTCTATTGCTTCAAAATTGGTCTTTCACGATGTGCTGTTCTTACTTGATGAGCAGTATGAACTTGGAATTAATATAGTTGACAATTACAATTATCCGTTTAAATTGTATGATGGGGAAGATGATTTGTTGAATATTTTAAAGAAATATTCTCCACAGATGGTTATCAACGATATTTTAAACACTTCTAGAGAATACGTTACCTGCTTAAAAAATGACGGTTATTTTGTCGTTAATTTCGAGGATTTGGGAACAGGTACTGAAGTGGCGGATGTTGTTTTTGATGCATTATACGAGCATGAAATCGGTGAAAAAAACGTTTTCACAGGCCATAAATATTACATATTAAAAGATGAATTCTATTTCCAACCTCAAAAAATAATTTCTCAGCAGGTATCAAATATTTTGATTACCTTTGGAGGTTCTGATCCGAATAATTTTACTGAAAAGGTCATAGATTCAATTTTATCAACCAGTTATGATGGTAGAATTAATGTTATTTTAGGACTGGGATATCAGGGATTGGACGAATTGATAGATAAATACGAATCCAATCAGTCAATCCAGATTTATCAGAATGTCTCCGACATAAGTGAGTTCATGTTTAAGGCAGATATCATTTTCACTTCTGCAGGAAGAACAATGTATGAGGTCTGCTCACTTGGTGTTCCGACAATCTGTTTGTGTCAAAACGAAAGGGAACTCACTCACGTGTTTGCAAATGACACAAATGGTTTTATAAACATGGGATTGGGAGCAGATGTTGGAAGGCAGGATATAATTGATCAATTTGTTGATTTGGTTAACAACTACGAATTAAGAATTGAAATGAATCAAAAGATGTTATCCGTTGATTTGAAAGATGGTTTTGAAAATATCTGGTCAATAATTCGTGAAGAATATAGAAAATTTGAGTTAAAGGGGCAATATGATGAAAATATTCAATAA